CGCTTGGCGACCTCCTCTGAGTGCAGCGCCTTATCCGCCGTCTCGACGGCACTCCGAACCCCTCGTACCGAGGCTTTCACTTCAGCCGCCGCTTGCTCCGCTGCATCCGCCGCAGCACGCGCCTCGCCAACCGCAGCGACCATCGACGCCGCGCGATCTTTCTCCACCTCTGCGTCAGCCCGAGCCTTCTCGGCTTCCCGCCGGGTCTCACCCAAGCGTGACTCATGGCCTCGCAGCCGCTCACCCGCGATCGACGCCTCACGCTCCAACTCCGCCGCCGCCTGCTCCGCAGCACGCAGCAACCGCTCGGCTGAAACAATCTGCTCCTTCAATCGCTCTGCATCAACATGCAACGATCGAGCCTGCGCCTGCGCCTCCTCCACCGCCTGCTCCAGCGTCGGCAGCTCCGTCGCCGCAACCTCAAGCTGCTGCTCGGCCTCCGCCACCTTCCCACGCAGCCCCTCAAGATCACCCTTAGCCGTCTCGATCTCAGCCCCCGCCGCCGCGACCTGAGCCTCAAGCTGCTCTCGCTCACTCACGATCCTCGGCAGCTCCTGATCCAGCTCCGACAGCCGCTTCCCCTCCGTCTCGATCTGACCCGCTAGCTTCACCGCACGGCCATCCAACCCATACAACCGCTCACGAACCTCCCCGCTCAGACGCGCCAGCGACTCCGCCTGCTCCGAGGCATCCTTGAGCCGAGCGCTCTCACGATCGATCGTCTCATTGAGCGCCTCGATCGCTGTGACCAGCTCGGCCAGTTCCGTCTTGCGTTCAAGGAGCCCAAGCCCCGCCTCATGACCGGAAGGCCCCAGCCGCAGCGAGCCGTCGCTATCAAGCACCAGACCCTCAGCCGTCACGATGCGCACCGACCGCCCCGCCACCATCCGGACCAACTCCCCTCGCTCAAGGTCCTCAACGAGAATCGTGTTCCCCAGCAGACGACGGACCAAGGGCTTCACCGCATCCGGCGCATCGACCAAGTCCCCCAGACACAGCCCTGGCGCCTCGGTCGCAAAGCCCTCAGCGACATCCGCCGCAGACACCAGCGTCACCGATCCCTCGAGCCCGCCGAGCCAACCCCAATCCTCATGTTCCCGACGGGTTGATACCGGCCGATCCAGCACAATCGACTGACCCAGATCACCCAGCGCCGCATCCACAGCCTTCGCATAACGACGGTCCGTCGAGATCAACTCCGCGAGCAGCCCCACCACCTGCCCATCAAGCACCGTCGCGCCCTCCGCCGCACGCCCCAGCACCGCCTGCACTGCCTGACCGATGCCCTCGCGCTTATCACGCATCTCCTCCAGCACACCCCGACGTGACGCCAGCGACGACCGCCGCTCACGGTGCTCAGCCAGCGTCGCCGTCAAGCCCTGAATATCCCGCCCGAACCGCTCACCCTCCGCCTCTAGCCCGGTCAGTTGCTCTCGTAAACCGCCCCGCTCAAGCTCGACCGACTCGAGTTCAATCTTCCTTGATGCCAGCGTCTGATCTAGCTCATCCCGCTTGCCACGCCGATCCGACTCCTGCCCCACTAGCTTCTCGATCGAGTGCCCCAGACTCGACATGAATCGCTCGTGCGAAGCGATCTCGTTCTCTCGTCGCGATACCCCCCGAAGCAGCTCGTGAATCTCCGCCTTATGCCGATCCAGACCGCTGCGATGCGCCTGCAACGACTCCGCCGCCTCACGCCTCGCATCGTCCGCCGCCTCGGCCCGAGCCGCCAGCCCCCCATGCTCATCACGCAACCCGGTGAGTTGGCCGCGCGTCGTCTCAATCCGATCCTTCGCTTGGTCCTGTCGACTCTCGAAACCCTCCAGCCGGTGGCGCTCTTCCTCAATCCGCGACAACAGCGTCTCCGCCGCCCGCTCGGCATACGTCGCCCGCTCCAACGCCTGCTTCGCGGCCGCCTCGGCCGACATCCGCTCGCGCTCCTTGGCCTCCGCCGTCGCCCGTGTCGCCGTCTGATCAATCTCCGCATCCGACACCGCCTGCTCGGCCTCAGCCAGCTTCGCCCCCGCCGATCGCCGCGCCGCCTCCGCCGCATCCACCCGCTCACTCACCGCTTCCAACTCGGCCCGCAACGCGTGATACCGGCAGATCACCTCGCGCCGCTGCAACGCATCAAGCTCGGTCTTGAGCGTCTGGAAACTCCGCGCCCGTGCCGCCTGGAGCTTGACACTCCGAAGCCGCCGCTCCGTCTCCTCCAGCCGTGTCCGGCACAGAGCCAGGTTCTGCTCGGCCCGCTCCAGCCGCCGCTGCGCCTCTTTCCGCCGCGCCTTGAACCGCGACACCCCCGCAGCCTCCTCAAAAATCAGCCGACGCTCGCTCGCATTCGCGTCGAGCATCCGCGCCACCTTCCCCTGCTCGATCACCGAGTACGCATCGGTCCCAACACCCGTGTCCATGAACAGCTCGCGCACATCACGCAACCGCACCCGCTTGCCGTTCACCAGGTACTCACTCGTCCCGTCCCGATACAACTGCCGCGTAACGTCCACGACCTCCGCATCAATCCCCAACCACCGCCGCAGGCCCGACGCCGCCACCGACACCCCCGCGTTCGACGACTCAGCCTCTGCCGCCCCCTCATCAACCTCAGCATGGCCCTCCGCGTGCGCCGCTAGATCGTCCAGGGTCTCCAACTCCAACGCGTCCGCAGCTTCCTCACGCACCGGGTTCTCGAACGTCAGCGTCACACTCGCCAGACCCGAGGGCTTGCGCCCCGCCGACCCGTTGAAAATCACGTCCGCCATCGCCCCGCCACGAAGACTCTTGGCCGACTGCTCCCCCAGCACCCACTTGATCGCATCCACGATGTTCGATTTGCCGCAGCCGTTGGGCCCCACCACCCCGACCATCGGCTCGTCAAAACGTATCTCCGTCTTGTCCGCGAACGACTTGAAACCAGCCAGCGTGACCTTCTGCAGCCTCATCGACAGACCTCCATGTCCAGAGACGCAGCAAGCACGTCCCATCTCGGCTCAATCAGTCGGCTCCGCCGACATTCACCATTCATCGTCCGGCCACCCGGCTGCTGTCCACTATACCGCCACCCCCACCATCTCCCGAAGCCGTCCGCGGACGACCCTCCGCCGAACCCCGCATCTGCTCGATCAACTCAGATAAGGGACTACGCCGCAGCCGGAAATCCGATTCAAAAATCCCCGCAGCCCGCAACTCATACACCGCGTCCACCGTCTGACCATACGACAGATCAAAACCCTCCTGCGGACGATCCAGTGTCGGCTGATGCGCCAACACATACGTTAACTCCGTCAGGTTCGGCGACATCTCCAGCGTCCGACTCCGCACCCCGCGACCCTGATACAACACCGCCATCGGACCCCCGCCCTCCACCTTCACCATCAACCGACCATTCCACACCCGAGCCAACGCCCCCGGCGGCACCGGGATCGGCCCGCCGAAGTAAACCACCCGCGGAACCTGATCGAACGTCACATACACCAGCGGGCGCTCCGCTGGCACCTGGTCAATCAACATCTTCAGCCCACGCTCACCAAACACGGGAATCCGATCGATCACCGGATCGCCCGCCAGCGTCATCGCCTCATAAGCCGCCACCCGCACCAACTCGTCCGGATCATTCAGCAACCGCCGCAATGCCCGCCCCGCCTCGAGATTCTCCCCCAGCAACGACAGCGACCGCGCAACGCTCAGCTTTGTGCTTGAATCAGCCCCCGCGATCGCCTCAGACAGAAAACGCGCCGCGCGACCATCATCTAACCCCGCTCCCGCCTCCAACGCCGACAAGCGCACCAGCTCGTTCTCGTGGTCATACAACCCTCGCAGCGCCGGTAACACCCCACGCCCAAGCGCCTGCCACGCCGCCACGATCAATCGCTCATCCTCAGGATGCCCCGCTAGCCGCTCGGCCAGCGCCAGCGTCGTGCGCTCATCAAACCCCGAGCCCCGCTGCGTGTACAGGAGCAACGCCTGCTCCAAAAAACGCTCCGGCTGATTCTGCCAGTAACCCGGCACACGAACCCGGATCAGCGAATCCGACATCGGCCGCGCCGTATCCAACCGATCCGACGGAGCCTTCGGGAAACGCTCGTTGATCCGGTCCGCGATCAACCGACTCCGCTGCCAGCTCGGCTGGAACAACACCAACTCCAACACACGGTCCGCCGTCACACGACCCCCAGCGACCAGCAACGCCTGACGACGTGCCGTCACCTCACCCTCCAACTCAACCTCGTCCGACGGCTCGACAAACACCGCCCCACTTGCCTCAGCCACCGGCGCGACATACCGCAGATTCGGGTCCAACGGGCCCGGAGCCAGGTCCACCGTCCACACATCTCCGCCCTCAAGACTGATCGTCTGCGAATCCACCGCCGACACGAGGACATCAAACCGCTCACCCCGCGACACCCCCGCAGGGATCAACCCCTCCAACGCCACCACCGCCGTGTCACGATCAAACAGCACCTGCTCAGGATTCGGCATCCCTCGCTTGCGCATCTCGTTGATCAGATAAGTCCGGATGAACGACGGCACCTCCGACGACCCCGTCCCCTCAAGATTCACCATCAACCCATACCCCGACACCAGCATCGGCTCGCCATTGCGAAGCGACGCCATACTCCCCACCGTCCCCCGCAACCACGTTGGACCCCGGAACGCCTCCACCGGAAACGTCAACGGCTCATCAAAAGACGGGTCCTCACCCCCTCGACACCCCGACAGCACCGCCCCCAATCCCAGCACAACTACAGACACGACCATCAGAACACTGAACGAAGTTCCTGGCGGGGAGGAGGGCATAACACACCATTCTCCCTGACTCCGCCCCACGGTCAAGGCTCCCCCCGCTTTCCCGTACACTCCGCCCATGGAGACCGACCTCGAATCCATCCTGATCACCCAGGACCAGATCGCCCACCGCCTCGATGAACTCGCCAGGCAGATGGTCGCCGACCTCCCCGTCGAGGACGGCCAGCCCGCCGAACTCGCCCTCATCCCCATCATGACCGGGGCCCTGGTCTTCACCGCCGACCTCATCCGCCGCATCCCCACCATGCTCCGCCTCTACACCGTCGCCATCGCCTCCTATGGCGGGGCAACCACCCCCGGTCAAGCCAAAATGAACCGCGGCCTCACCTCGCTCCCCAAAGACCTCACCGGCCGCCACGTCGTTCTTGTCGATGACATCCTCGACTCAGGCCAGACCATCTCCATGGCCCAGGACCACGTCCGAGCCCTCAATCCCGCCTCCCTCAAAACCTGCGTCCTCCTCCGCAAGCCCACCGATGCGGCCCGA
This Phycisphaeraceae bacterium DNA region includes the following protein-coding sequences:
- the smc gene encoding chromosome segregation protein SMC, whose amino-acid sequence is MRLQKVTLAGFKSFADKTEIRFDEPMVGVVGPNGCGKSNIVDAIKWVLGEQSAKSLRGGAMADVIFNGSAGRKPSGLASVTLTFENPVREEAADALELETLDDLAAHAEGHAEVDEGAAEAESSNAGVSVAASGLRRWLGIDAEVVDVTRQLYRDGTSEYLVNGKRVRLRDVRELFMDTGVGTDAYSVIEQGKVARMLDANASERRLIFEEAAGVSRFKARRKEAQRRLERAEQNLALCRTRLEETERRLRSVKLQAARARSFQTLKTELDALQRREVICRYHALRAELEAVSERVDAAEAARRSAGAKLAEAEQAVSDAEIDQTATRATAEAKERERMSAEAAAKQALERATYAERAAETLLSRIEEERHRLEGFESRQDQAKDRIETTRGQLTGLRDEHGGLAARAEAADDARREAAESLQAHRSGLDRHKAEIHELLRGVSRRENEIASHERFMSSLGHSIEKLVGQESDRRGKRDELDQTLASRKIELESVELERGGLREQLTGLEAEGERFGRDIQGLTATLAEHRERRSSLASRRGVLEEMRDKREGIGQAVQAVLGRAAEGATVLDGQVVGLLAELISTDRRYAKAVDAALGDLGQSIVLDRPVSTRREHEDWGWLGGLEGSVTLVSAADVAEGFATEAPGLCLGDLVDAPDAVKPLVRRLLGNTILVEDLERGELVRMVAGRSVRIVTAEGLVLDSDGSLRLGPSGHEAGLGLLERKTELAELVTAIEALNETIDRESARLKDASEQAESLARLSGEVRERLYGLDGRAVKLAGQIETEGKRLSELDQELPRIVSEREQLEAQVAAAGAEIETAKGDLEGLRGKVAEAEQQLEVAATELPTLEQAVEEAQAQARSLHVDAERLKEQIVSAERLLRAAEQAAAELEREASIAGERLRGHESRLGETRREAEKARADAEVEKDRAASMVAAVGEARAAADAAEQAAAEVKASVRGVRSAVETADKALHSEEVAKREAEVKLEALIARGREQLELDVERAYSEAVRSVMRGESPWPPPAIADGAAEAEGDAEADVAEPFAIDRTTVEARINELKEKIMRLGNVNLEAIHELEQLEGRHDELADQVKDIESARARLEDLIERINIDSRVRFEKTFDTVREHFAGQDGMFRKLFGGGKADLFLVADEDGKIDVLESGIEIMAKPPGKEPRALSQLSGGEKTMTAVALLMAIFKTRPSPYAILDEVDAALDEANVERFTNVVKSFLDRSHFIVITHHKRTMRACDTLYGITMQERGVSKRVAVSFDQVGSDGAISADAVRDAERQERDAVAVPMETDEVVVEATATPDRVTAETTPKRGALPKPEKSADRVKPAGPAMPGGSRLRNRLAAMLKGDEDEPGNEGAEKAEPVEKDVA
- a CDS encoding flagellar basal body P-ring protein FlgI encodes the protein MVVSVVVLGLGAVLSGCRGGEDPSFDEPLTFPVEAFRGPTWLRGTVGSMASLRNGEPMLVSGYGLMVNLEGTGSSEVPSFIRTYLINEMRKRGMPNPEQVLFDRDTAVVALEGLIPAGVSRGERFDVLVSAVDSQTISLEGGDVWTVDLAPGPLDPNLRYVAPVAEASGAVFVEPSDEVELEGEVTARRQALLVAGGRVTADRVLELVLFQPSWQRSRLIADRINERFPKAPSDRLDTARPMSDSLIRVRVPGYWQNQPERFLEQALLLYTQRGSGFDERTTLALAERLAGHPEDERLIVAAWQALGRGVLPALRGLYDHENELVRLSALEAGAGLDDGRAARFLSEAIAGADSSTKLSVARSLSLLGENLEAGRALRRLLNDPDELVRVAAYEAMTLAGDPVIDRIPVFGERGLKMLIDQVPAERPLVYVTFDQVPRVVYFGGPIPVPPGALARVWNGRLMVKVEGGGPMAVLYQGRGVRSRTLEMSPNLTELTYVLAHQPTLDRPQEGFDLSYGQTVDAVYELRAAGIFESDFRLRRSPLSELIEQMRGSAEGRPRTASGDGGGGGIVDSSRVAGR
- a CDS encoding phosphoribosyltransferase family protein, translating into METDLESILITQDQIAHRLDELARQMVADLPVEDGQPAELALIPIMTGALVFTADLIRRIPTMLRLYTVAIASYGGATTPGQAKMNRGLTSLPKDLTGRHVVLVDDILDSGQTISMAQDHVRALNPASLKTCVLLRKPTDAARNVPAEYVGFDIPDRFVVGYGLDLAGYYRNLPMIAVPRPEVIHRHTGDQAARL